A single genomic interval of Cucumis sativus cultivar 9930 chromosome 7, Cucumber_9930_V3, whole genome shotgun sequence harbors:
- the LOC101202744 gene encoding magnesium-dependent phosphatase 1 has product MADDTVKAEALQIIGMFQVLPKLVVFDLDYTLWPFYCECRSKREMPSMYPHAKSILYALKDKGIDLAIASRSPTSDIAKTFIGKLGIESMFVAQEIFSSWTHKTDHFQRIHSRTGVPFKSMLFFDDEDRNIETVGKMGVTSILVGNGVNLGALRQGLTSYSQNVNKIEKNKKKWAKYTQNSSSSEKTE; this is encoded by the exons ATGGCCGACGACACCGTCAAGGCGGAGGCTCTGCAGATTATTGGCATGTTTCAAGTTCTTCCCAAATTGGTAGTCTTCGACCTCGATTACACTCTCTGGCCATTCTATTG TGAATGTCGCTCCAAACGTGAAATGCCATCTATGTATCCTCATGCCAAAAGCATATTATATGCTCTTAAAGACAAGGGAATTGACCTTGCCATTGCTTCTAGATCACCAACATCTGATATTGCCAAGACGTTTATTGGTAAATTGGGAATTGAGTCAATGTTTGTAGCTCAG GAGATATTTTCCAGTTGGACACACAAAACAGATCACTTCCAGAGAATTCATTCTCGGACTGGTGTACCATTCAAGTCTATGCTATTCTTTGATGACGAGGACCGTAACATTGAAACT GTTGGAAAAATGGGAGTAACTAGCATTCTTGTTGGCAATGGAGTTAATCTTGGGGCACTGAGGCAGGGGCTCACAAGTTACTCCCAGAATGTGAATAAGATtgagaagaacaagaagaaatgGGCAAAGTACACACAGAACTCATCTTCATCAGAAAAGACCGAGTAA
- the LOC101206594 gene encoding mitogen-activated protein kinase kinase kinase 17, which translates to MENWVLVKILGQGSDGLVCLAKQTTRKKIYNNLHYYFAVKLSPLGHNSSLWEELVLKQFKNCPEIVQYLGSEITRSPGGRDLPGDKDFYTLKLEYAAGGTLDDLIKQKEKLPEDEVKEYLRMILKGLSCIHSKGFVHVDLKPKNILAFPRSNGKMKLKIADFGHAERCKYRNDADAHSDDEYRKSRRRSSLLKFKGTPRYMSPESIVFDEVNDAHDVWSLGCVLVRMISGKSAWDEVATSKQLMMKILDSKSMPRIPEELSIQGKDFIKKCFVWNFKQRWTADMLLQHPYLNEKHEATTMKDDDGMPKLAKSLLLSHQPLKISQTRSSSDHDRKSNLREKNYLSPILRRIKSRK; encoded by the coding sequence ATGGAGAATTGGGTTTTAGTAAAGATTTTAGGCCAAGGCTCTGATGGTTTAGTTTGCTTAGCAAAACAAAccactagaaaaaaaatctataataatCTTCACTATTATTTTGCTGTCAAACTATCTCCTCTTGGACATAATTCTTCGTTGTGGGAAGAATTAGTATTGAAACAATTCAAGAACTGCCCAGAAATAGTTCAATATTTAGGGAGTGAGATAACCAGATCACCAGGAGGAAGAGATCTCCCTGGTGATAAGGATTTCTACACTTTGAAGTTGGAGTATGCTGCAGGAGGGACTTTGGATGACTTGATCAAACAGAAAGAGAAGTTACCTGAAGATGAAGTGAAAGAATATCTTCGAATGATACTTAAAGGTCTCTCCTGTATTCATTCCAAGGGGTTTGTTCATGTCGATCTTAAGCCTAAGAACATTCTTGCATTCCCTCGAAGTAATGGGAAGATGAAGCTAAAGATTGCTGACTTCGGACATGCTGAGAGATGCAAGTATAGGAATGATGCTGATGCTCATTCTGATGATGAGTATAGAAAGTCTAGGCGTCGCAGTTCATTATTGAAGTTTAAAGGAACACCCAGATATATGTCGCCGGAATCCATCGTTTTCGATGAAGTTAACGACGCACACGATGTTTGGTCGCTAGGTTGCGTTTTGGTTAGAATGATTTCTGGAAAATCTGCGTGGGATGAGGTTGCAACTTCTAAACAATTGATGATGAAGATTTTGGATAGCAAGAGCATGCCAAGAATACCTGAGGAGTTGTCCATACAAGGTAAGGACTTCATCAAAAAATGCTTTGTTTGGAATTTTAAACAACGGTGGACGGCTGATATGTTACTCCAACATCCCTATCTCAACGAGAAACATGAAGCTACGACGATGAAAGATGATGATGGGATGCCTAAACTTGCCAAATCGCTTTTGTTGTCTCATCAACCATTGAAGATCAGCCAGACTCGATCAAGTAGTGATCATGATAGAAAATCCAATCTTCGAGAAAAGAATTATTTGTCTCCTATATTAAGAAGGATTAAATCCCGTAAGTAA
- the LOC101223016 gene encoding beta-ureidopropionase yields MENNNILITDDAANGKLNDGKDATTNNASVCGYDSLHQLLAANLKPHIFQEVSRLLLGLNCGKPLQTISLAEPVNSLSLEHDFDLQAFRFHADKESVREPRIVRVGLIQNSIALPTTAPFLDQKRAILEKVKPIIDAAGASGVNILCLQEAWMMPFAFCTREKRWCEFAEPIDGESTRFLQDLAIRYNMVIVSSILERDVSHGDTLWNTAVVIGNHGNIIGKHRKNHIPRVGDFNESTYYMEGNTGHPVFETAYGKIGINICYGRHHPLNWLAFGLNGAEIVFNPSATVGELSEPMWPIEARNAAIANSYFVGSINRVGTEIFPNPFTSGDGKPQHTDFGHFYGSSHFSAPDASCTPSLSRFRDGLLISDMDLNLCRQLKDKWGFRMTARYELYAKMLAQYLKPDFEPQVISDPLLHKKKAS; encoded by the exons ATGGAGAATAACAATATCTTAATCACTGACGACGCTGCAAACGGAAAGCTCAACGATGGAAAAGACGCCACCACTAACAATGCCTCCGTCTGTGGTTACGACTCGCTTCATCAGCTCCTTGCTGCAAATCTCAAACCTCACATATTTCAG GAAGTTAGCCGGTTGCTGTTAGGGCTCAACTGTGGAAAGCCACTTCAAACTATTTCTCTTGCAGAACCTGTGAATAGTCTTTCTCTGGAGCATGATTTTGACCTCCAG GCTTTCCGCTTTCATGCCGACAAGGAATCAGTGAGAGAACCTCGAATAGTAAGGGTGGGTCTTATTCAAAATTCTATTGCTCTTCCTACAACTGCCCCCTTTTTAGACCAGAAGAGGGCTATTCTTGAGAAAGTGAAGCCAATTATTGATGCAGCAGGTGCTTCTGGAGTCAACATATTATGCTTGCAA GAAGCATGGATGATGCCATTTGCCTTTTGTACCCGTGAAAAGCGGTGGTGTGAATTTGCAGAGCCAATTGATGGGGAATCTACACGGTTTCTTCAGGATCTTGCAATAAGATACAACATGGTCATTGTAAGTTCAATTCTTGAGAGAGATGTTAGTCATGGAGATACTTTGTGGAATACTGCTGTTGTTATTGGTAATCATGGAAACATAATTGGCAAGCATCGCAAG AACCATATACCAAGAGTTGGCGACTTTAACGAGAGCACTTATTACATGGAAGGGAACACCGGCCATCCTGTGTTTGAGACAGCTTATGGGAAAATTGgaataaatatatgttacGGGAGGCACCACCCTTTAAACTGGTTAGCTTTCGGTTTAAATGGTGCCGAGATCGTTTTCAACCCTTCTGCAACTGTTGGTGAACTTAGTGAACCAATGTGGCCTATTGAG GCCCGAAATGCTGCAATAGCAAATAGTTATTTTGTCGGATCAATCAATCGCGTTGGGACCGAGATTTTCCCAAATCCATTCACTTCGGGTGATGGGAAACCCCAACACACAGATTTTGGTCACTTCTACGGGTCCAGCCATTTCTCTGCACCAGATGCATCTTGCACTCCCTCGCTCTCCCGTTTCCGGGATGGTTTACTAATCTCCGATATGGATCTTAACTTGTGTAGGCAGCTAAAAGATAAGTGGGGGTTCCGAATGACTGCTCGATATGAGTTGTATGCCAAAATGCTTGCTCAGTATCTAAAGCCTGACTTTGAGCCTCAAGTCATTTCTGATCCTTTGTTACACAAGAAGAAGGCTTCTTGA